In Bacteroidota bacterium, the sequence TAGAATGCGGGAATGGTAGTTGAACTACCGGAAGTCCTCACGATTTCTGCCACGGTTACGACTCTTAGCCTGGCCCTGGCCTTGTGAGCGTTCTTGTTGGTTTGGCCGCTCGGGTCGACCAGCGTTTGGTCTTCCCGAGTTGGGCCTTCCCTGAGCGGGTTTTCCGTTTTGCGGCCGGGCTCCTTGGGGCTTCCCATTTTGAGGCTTTCCACCTTGCGGCTTTCCGCCGTGAGGCCTTCCATTCTGTGGTCTGCCGCCCTGCGGTCTTGCGTTCTGTGATCTTCCGTTCTGCTGACGTTCGCCTTGCAATCTTCCATCTTGAGGTCGTCCGCCTTGCGGAGCATGCGAGCGGGGTTGCGATGGCCTCAATTGAATACTCGGGGATTCCGTGGGACGGCCACGGTCATCCTCGCGAGATCCCCCAGCCGATTGGTTGGGTCGTTCCGACTTTGCGAAGCCATGATCGTGAGCGACAGGAATCCGCTTGTTCGTCAGTTTCTCAATGTCCTTGAGATATGGCTTCTCATCCGGTGCGCAGAAAGAAATCGCCGTCCCTGATGCACCAGCGCGTCCCGTCCGTCCGATTCGATGAACATACGTCTCCGGGACGTTTGGAATTTCGTAGTTGATCACGTATTCGAGATCGTCAACATCGATACCACGAGCGGCGATGTCTGTGGCGACCAGCACGCGAATTTGTTTCGCTTTGAAGTTCGTGAGTGAACGCTGCCGGGCGTTTTGCGCCTTGTTACCGTGGATCGCTTCGGCGTAAATGTGATTTCTCTCGAGCGTGCGGGCCACGACATCCGCGCCACGCTTGGTGCGCGTGAATACGAGCGCGTGGCGAATTGATTTGTCTTCCAACAGGTGAAGCAAGAGATCGGGCTTCTTCGATTTCTCGACAAAGTAAACTGACTGCTGAATCAGGTCGACCGTTGAGGCCGGCGGTGTTACGGCGACTTTCACCGGCTGATACAGAATATCGCTTGCCAGCGAGACGATCGCAGCCGGCATCGTTGCGGAAAAGAAAAGCGTCTGACGATCGTTTGGTAGCTCCGCGATAATATCCTTCACATCTCGGACGAAGCCCATGTCCAGCATTCGGTCGGCTTCATCGAGCACAAAAATTTCGACCTGTCGGAGATTGATATGACCCTGGTCCATCAGGTCGAGCAAGCGGCCGGGAGTCGCAATCACGATATCCACTCCAGCATGCAATGCCCGCGTTTGCGCGCCTTGCTTGACGCCGCCAAAGATCACAACGCTTGTCAGTCCCGAGTGGCGACCATAAGCCATAAAGCTCTCCTCGATCTGCACGGCCAATTCGCGCGTCGGCGTGAGGATTAAACTACGGATCGGTCGTTTCTTGCCATGGGGCTTGTTTGCACTCAGAAGTTGAATGATCGGCACCGCGAACGCGGCTGTCTTGCCGGTTCCGGTCTGCGCGACACCCAGTAGGTCCTTGCCTTGCAGGACGATCGGAATCGCTTGCTGCTGAATCGGCGTGGGAGTGCGGTATCCTTCTTCGTGCAGCGAGCGCAGGATTGGCTCGCTAATTCCTAATGCTTTGAATGGCATAAATTACTCTTTGGTATGTATAAAAATAAGATGAGAAGCCATAGAATATGGCGATAATGAGACATGGAGCACAGCGCCCAACATAAAACACTCGAGAATCATCTGTGGCTTTGAACTGAGAAATAGTTAACAGCCAAAGCGGTGAATCGCTAATCATGGGCGCTGCATCGCTATGCCGCATACATCAGGCACGGTTCTTGGCCCAATAGGTATGATGTTAACTGTAAACGACAGAATATTAAACCTCACTCATTCATAAAGAATAATGAAATACTTAGCGCCCAAGAATTTTGGATTCTCGCTCATGCTTGTTCTTCTCGTGACCGGATGCTCGGCATCGACTTCGCCAACTGGTGTCACGACGACCGATGGGAGCATGGTAGCGATGGTCGATGGCTACAGTTGGTCGTCCACCGTGATTCCGCCTGGTATTTCCGGTGGTGCTTCTGCCAAGCGTAGTGATGCCGGTGCCCTGACACTCACCGGAGTTTCGACCAATCACGGCTCGATCATTCTGGTATTGTTACATCCGAAGATCGGAATGGACACGCTCGGCCTTGGAAATTCCGGATCCTATATTGACGATGGGAAACAGGTCTATATCACGGCCGGAGTCAACAAGGGGCTAGT encodes:
- a CDS encoding DEAD/DEAH box helicase, which encodes MPFKALGISEPILRSLHEEGYRTPTPIQQQAIPIVLQGKDLLGVAQTGTGKTAAFAVPIIQLLSANKPHGKKRPIRSLILTPTRELAVQIEESFMAYGRHSGLTSVVIFGGVKQGAQTRALHAGVDIVIATPGRLLDLMDQGHINLRQVEIFVLDEADRMLDMGFVRDVKDIIAELPNDRQTLFFSATMPAAIVSLASDILYQPVKVAVTPPASTVDLIQQSVYFVEKSKKPDLLLHLLEDKSIRHALVFTRTKRGADVVARTLERNHIYAEAIHGNKAQNARQRSLTNFKAKQIRVLVATDIAARGIDVDDLEYVINYEIPNVPETYVHRIGRTGRAGASGTAISFCAPDEKPYLKDIEKLTNKRIPVAHDHGFAKSERPNQSAGGSREDDRGRPTESPSIQLRPSQPRSHAPQGGRPQDGRLQGERQQNGRSQNARPQGGRPQNGRPHGGKPQGGKPQNGKPQGARPQNGKPAQGRPNSGRPNAGRPERPNQQERSQGQGQAKSRNRGRNREDFR
- a CDS encoding DUF6252 family protein, whose product is MKYLAPKNFGFSLMLVLLVTGCSASTSPTGVTTTDGSMVAMVDGYSWSSTVIPPGISGGASAKRSDAGALTLTGVSTNHGSIILVLLHPKIGMDTLGLGNSGSYIDDGKQVYITAGVNKGLVSLTTYDSIHHLVSGTFNFQASRTDSVSTPATVTVTNGSFYNLEWGKN